One Cucurbita pepo subsp. pepo cultivar mu-cu-16 chromosome LG07, ASM280686v2, whole genome shotgun sequence genomic region harbors:
- the LOC111798895 gene encoding profilin, translating to MSWQTYVDDHLMCDIDGQGQHLTAAAIIGHDGSVWAQSAAFPQCKPQEITGIMKDFDEPGHLAPTGLHIAGTKYMVIQGEPGAVIRGKKGSGGITIKKTGQALVFGLYEEPVTPGQCNMVVERLGDYLVDQGL from the exons ATGTCGTGGCAAACGTATGTTGATGATCATTTGATGTGCGACATTGATGGCCAAGGCCAGCACCTCACTGCCGCTGCCATTATCGGCCACGATGGTAGCGTCTGGGCTCAGAGCGCCGCATTTCCTCAG TGCAAGCCTCAAGAGATCACTGGTATCATGAAGGATTTTGATGAACCAGGGCATCTTGCACCTACTGGATTACATATTGCAGGCACAAAGTATATGGTAATCCAAGGAGAGCCTGGAGCGGTCATCCGTGGAAAGAAG GGTTCTGGAGGAATTACCATAAAGAAGACTGGTCAAGCTCTAGTTTTTGGCCTCTATGAAGAACCTGTTACTCCAGGACAGTGCAACATGGTCGTTGAGAGGCTGGGCGATTACCTGGTCGATCAGGGTCTGTAG